One genomic region from Betaproteobacteria bacterium encodes:
- a CDS encoding acyl-CoA dehydrogenase: MSTYAAPIRDMKFTVKELVGLDDIAELPGCEDLTPDVVDAVLEEAGKFATGVLDPLNRPGDTTGAKLDNNAVTSAPGFADAFKQFSQGGWTGLNCDPQYGGQGLPHILSAQTSEMWNSANMSFCLCPMLTAGVVASLMRHGSDAQKDTYLPNLVSGKWTGTMNLTEPQAGSDLSAVRARAVPEGDHFRIYGTKIFITWGEHDMAENIIHMVLARTPDAPEGVKGISLLVVPKFLVNADGSPGKRNDVKCVSIEHKLGIHGSPTCVMAYGDADGAVGYLVGEENRGLEYMFTMMNFARLEVGIEGVAIAERAYQHALDYARNRVQGREVGVKSGDRVSIIHHPDVRRMLMSMKAQTEAMRALATLASAHLDKALLHPDKAERAKNQAMFDLLTPVVKGWCTEQSIEIASTGVQIHGGMGFVEETGAAQYLRDARITTIYEGTTGIQANDLVGRKLAYEKGATIKLLIEQMRGFDAELAKVGHPGLAVIRRSLAEGVSALSEATDWLLATFPGNMKAASAGAVPFLKLFGTVAGAWQMARAALIAKNRLDENNDDYDFYRAKIGTARFYAEHIVPLAAAYKHEIVHGSSSVLALEEAQF; the protein is encoded by the coding sequence ATGTCCACATACGCAGCGCCGATACGCGACATGAAGTTCACGGTCAAGGAATTGGTCGGTCTTGACGACATCGCCGAGTTGCCGGGATGTGAGGATCTCACGCCCGATGTGGTCGATGCCGTGCTCGAAGAGGCGGGCAAGTTTGCCACCGGCGTGCTGGATCCGCTCAACCGCCCGGGCGATACCACGGGCGCGAAATTGGACAACAACGCGGTGACTTCCGCTCCGGGATTCGCGGATGCCTTCAAGCAATTCTCGCAAGGCGGCTGGACCGGGTTGAACTGCGATCCCCAATACGGCGGGCAGGGGTTGCCGCACATCCTCTCCGCGCAGACTTCCGAAATGTGGAATTCGGCCAACATGTCGTTCTGCCTGTGTCCGATGCTCACGGCCGGCGTGGTCGCTTCTCTCATGCGCCACGGCTCGGATGCGCAGAAAGATACTTACCTGCCGAACCTGGTGAGTGGCAAGTGGACCGGGACCATGAACCTTACCGAACCGCAGGCGGGTTCGGATCTTTCCGCAGTGCGCGCTCGAGCCGTACCCGAGGGCGACCATTTCCGCATTTACGGCACCAAGATCTTCATCACCTGGGGCGAGCACGACATGGCAGAGAACATCATCCACATGGTGCTCGCGCGCACGCCGGATGCGCCGGAAGGCGTGAAAGGCATTTCGCTGTTGGTCGTGCCGAAATTCCTGGTCAACGCCGACGGCAGTCCGGGAAAACGCAACGACGTGAAATGCGTGTCGATCGAGCACAAGCTCGGCATCCACGGCAGTCCGACCTGCGTGATGGCTTATGGCGACGCCGATGGCGCGGTCGGCTATCTGGTCGGCGAGGAGAATCGTGGCCTGGAATACATGTTCACGATGATGAATTTCGCGCGGCTTGAAGTCGGCATCGAGGGCGTCGCGATCGCCGAACGCGCTTACCAGCATGCACTCGACTACGCGAGAAACCGAGTCCAGGGCAGGGAAGTCGGCGTCAAGAGCGGGGACCGTGTCAGCATCATTCATCATCCCGACGTGCGCCGCATGCTGATGAGCATGAAGGCGCAGACCGAGGCGATGCGCGCACTGGCGACCCTGGCATCCGCCCATCTCGACAAGGCGTTGCTGCATCCGGACAAAGCCGAGCGCGCCAAAAATCAGGCCATGTTCGATCTGCTGACGCCGGTGGTAAAGGGCTGGTGTACCGAGCAGTCCATCGAAATTGCGTCGACGGGTGTGCAGATTCATGGTGGCATGGGGTTCGTCGAGGAAACCGGCGCAGCGCAATATCTGCGCGATGCGCGCATCACGACGATCTACGAAGGCACCACCGGCATCCAGGCCAATGATCTGGTCGGCCGCAAGCTTGCATACGAGAAAGGCGCCACCATCAAGCTGCTTATCGAGCAGATGCGAGGCTTCGACGCAGAACTTGCAAAGGTCGGCCATCCCGGTCTCGCCGTGATCAGGCGCTCGCTGGCGGAAGGGGTGTCCGCGTTGTCCGAAGCGACCGACTGGCTGCTCGCGACTTTCCCCGGCAATATGAAAGCAGCGTCGGCGGGGGCCGTGCCGTTTTTGAAACTGTTCGGCACCGTGGCCGGCGCCTGGCAGATGGCGCGCGCCGCGCTGATCGCGAAAAACAGGCTGGATGAAAACAACGACGATTACGATTTCTACCGCGCTAAGATCGGCACCGCGCGTTTTTATGCGGAGCACATCGTTCCCCTGGCGGCGGCCTACAAACACGAAATCGTGCATGGCTCGAGCAGCGTACTGGCGCTCGAAGAAGCCCAGTTCTGA
- a CDS encoding TetR/AcrR family transcriptional regulator, which yields MAENENQAIDTRERILCAAESLFMEHGYAATSLRLITAKAKVNLAAVNYHFGSKQALIREVFERRLGPLNAARIAHLDELEAAARGRPLAIEQIIEAIIAPVLHVSREPLARGSVFLRLLGWAFTEPADTLREILPGQYRQVVIRFKQALMRSLPDMPDQELTWRMHFMFGTLSYTMAGNDALKLIATCNLDGAEDAEAIMRRLIPFLAAGLQAPLPASQTKRSLPGRRAA from the coding sequence ATGGCTGAGAACGAGAACCAGGCTATCGATACCAGGGAAAGAATTCTTTGTGCCGCGGAGTCCTTGTTCATGGAACACGGCTACGCGGCCACGTCGCTGCGGCTGATTACAGCCAAGGCCAAAGTCAATCTTGCGGCCGTCAACTACCATTTCGGTTCCAAGCAGGCGCTGATCCGGGAAGTGTTCGAACGCCGCCTTGGTCCGCTGAACGCGGCGCGCATTGCCCATTTGGACGAACTGGAAGCCGCTGCGCGCGGACGCCCGCTGGCCATCGAGCAGATCATCGAAGCCATCATCGCGCCGGTTTTGCACGTCAGCCGGGAGCCGCTGGCGCGCGGTTCCGTTTTTTTGCGGCTGCTCGGGTGGGCGTTTACGGAGCCGGCCGATACCTTGCGCGAAATCCTGCCGGGGCAATATCGCCAGGTGGTAATCCGATTCAAGCAGGCGTTGATGCGGTCGTTACCAGACATGCCGGACCAGGAACTGACCTGGCGCATGCACTTCATGTTCGGCACATTGTCCTACACCATGGCCGGCAACGACGCGTTGAAACTGATCGCAACCTGCAACCTCGATGGCGCGGAGGATGCGGAAGCCATCATGCGCCGGCTGATTCCCTTCCTTGCGGCGGGATTGCAGGCGCCGTTGCCTGCATCGCAAACCAAGCGCAGTCTGCCGGGTCGAAGGGCGGCATGA
- a CDS encoding acyl-CoA dehydrogenase has translation MNAVLWVAAAAALLWILAYVRAGAMAWTIGIGAYLGALTLWSGAGGATKATLWTLFLIAAALLMVPQLRRALVSDPLLNWFRRVLPQVSQTEQEALDAGSVWWDGELFSGQPDWNKLFGTPKPRLSPDEQAFLDGQVDELCRMCDDWEITHELNDLPPAVWQFIKDRGFLGMIIPRQYGGMGFSAYAHSQVVQKLATRSATACVSVMVPNSLGPAELLLHYGTDEQKNHYLPRLAKGLEMPCFALTGPEAGSDAGSIPDFGVVCKGLHEGREVVGIRLTWEKRYITLGPVATLLGLAFKLHDPNGLLGTQEDIGITLALIPARHPGVNIGRRHFPLNASFMNGPNWGKDVFIPMDWVIGGREFAGQGWRMLMECLAAGRSISLPSSSAGAAKLALRTTSAYSRVRSQFKISIGKFEGIEEVLARIAGNTYAIDAARTMTAGAIDLGEKPSVISAIVKYHCTERGRQVINDAMDVHGGKGICLGPNNYLGRAYQQIPIGITVEGANILTRSMMIFGQGAIRCHPYVLREIAATRATDSRQAGSEFDDAFWDHVRFVLCNAARSLWQGVSGAQLVGVPGAPELRAYTRQLTRLCAGFAFSADVAMLFLGGDLKRREKLSARLGDILSQLYIASTVLKRYEDDGRPRADLPVAKWAIEDCLNRIQEAFYGVFENFPSRVTGWMLRVVVFPLGKSFTVPSDYVGHQIAKLLLESSPTRERLTSNVFVLRHQDDPVGRLELAMQAAPAGEATESKIRSATRAGVISGLTEEARIAAAIEKGIISTAEAIQFQQFSALRRGCIMVDDFPHDIGRTQIAREPASVTALGSVVSQKTAA, from the coding sequence ATGAACGCCGTTCTCTGGGTGGCCGCGGCTGCGGCGCTGTTGTGGATACTGGCCTATGTTCGCGCAGGCGCGATGGCGTGGACCATCGGCATTGGCGCCTACCTGGGCGCGTTGACTCTGTGGTCTGGAGCCGGTGGCGCCACAAAGGCAACGCTGTGGACGCTATTCCTCATTGCTGCCGCGTTGCTGATGGTGCCGCAGTTGCGCCGCGCGTTGGTCAGCGACCCGCTGCTCAACTGGTTCCGCAGGGTGCTGCCGCAGGTGTCGCAGACCGAGCAGGAGGCGCTCGATGCCGGCAGCGTCTGGTGGGACGGTGAACTATTCAGCGGCCAGCCGGACTGGAACAAATTGTTCGGCACGCCGAAGCCGCGCCTGTCGCCCGACGAGCAGGCCTTCCTGGATGGGCAGGTCGACGAACTCTGTCGCATGTGCGATGACTGGGAGATCACCCACGAACTGAATGATCTGCCACCGGCAGTCTGGCAGTTCATCAAGGATCGCGGTTTCCTCGGCATGATTATCCCGCGTCAGTACGGCGGCATGGGATTCTCCGCATACGCCCACTCGCAGGTTGTGCAGAAGCTGGCAACGCGCAGCGCCACGGCGTGCGTCTCGGTGATGGTGCCGAATTCGCTGGGGCCGGCCGAATTGCTGCTGCACTACGGCACCGACGAGCAGAAGAATCACTATCTGCCGCGTCTGGCGAAAGGCCTGGAGATGCCTTGCTTTGCATTGACCGGGCCGGAAGCCGGTTCGGACGCGGGTTCGATTCCGGACTTCGGCGTGGTGTGCAAGGGATTGCACGAAGGCCGCGAAGTGGTCGGTATCAGGCTGACCTGGGAAAAGCGCTACATCACGCTCGGGCCGGTGGCTACGCTGCTCGGCCTCGCATTCAAGCTTCACGATCCGAATGGCCTGCTTGGCACACAAGAGGACATCGGCATTACGCTGGCGCTGATTCCGGCTCGACATCCCGGTGTGAACATCGGCCGCCGCCACTTTCCGCTGAACGCCTCGTTCATGAATGGGCCGAACTGGGGCAAGGACGTCTTCATTCCGATGGACTGGGTCATCGGCGGCCGCGAATTTGCCGGTCAGGGCTGGCGCATGCTCATGGAGTGCCTGGCGGCCGGGCGTTCCATCTCCCTGCCGTCTTCGAGCGCCGGCGCGGCCAAGCTGGCGCTGCGCACCACCAGCGCGTACAGCAGGGTGCGCAGCCAGTTCAAGATTTCCATCGGTAAATTCGAGGGCATCGAGGAAGTGCTGGCCCGTATCGCCGGCAACACGTACGCGATCGATGCCGCACGCACCATGACGGCCGGTGCTATCGACCTCGGCGAAAAACCTTCGGTGATCTCGGCCATCGTCAAATACCACTGCACCGAACGCGGACGCCAGGTGATCAACGACGCAATGGACGTGCATGGCGGCAAGGGCATCTGTCTCGGGCCGAACAACTATCTCGGTCGCGCCTATCAGCAAATTCCCATCGGCATCACGGTGGAAGGCGCAAACATCCTGACCCGCAGCATGATGATCTTCGGCCAGGGTGCAATTCGCTGCCATCCCTATGTACTGAGGGAAATTGCCGCGACGCGCGCCACGGATTCCAGGCAGGCTGGCAGCGAATTCGACGACGCGTTCTGGGACCATGTGCGCTTTGTCCTCTGCAACGCGGCCAGGTCGTTGTGGCAGGGCGTGAGCGGCGCGCAACTGGTCGGCGTGCCTGGTGCACCGGAGTTGCGTGCGTACACGCGACAGCTCACGCGTTTGTGTGCCGGCTTTGCATTCTCGGCCGACGTGGCGATGTTGTTTCTCGGCGGCGACCTGAAGCGCCGGGAAAAGCTGTCCGCCCGTCTGGGCGATATTCTGAGCCAGCTTTACATTGCGTCCACGGTATTGAAGCGCTACGAAGATGACGGCCGTCCGCGGGCCGATCTGCCAGTGGCGAAATGGGCGATAGAAGACTGCCTGAACCGCATCCAGGAAGCGTTTTACGGCGTATTCGAGAATTTCCCGAGCCGCGTCACCGGCTGGATGCTGCGCGTGGTGGTTTTCCCGCTTGGAAAATCGTTTACGGTGCCGAGTGATTACGTCGGTCACCAGATCGCGAAGCTGCTGCTCGAATCGTCGCCGACCCGCGAGCGACTGACCTCCAACGTATTCGTGCTCAGGCATCAGGACGATCCGGTCGGACGTCTGGAACTGGCCATGCAGGCGGCGCCGGCCGGGGAAGCGACGGAATCCAAGATCCGCAGCGCGACGAGGGCCGGCGTGATTTCCGGTCTGACCGAGGAAGCGCGCATTGCGGCGGCAATCGAGAAGGGCATTATCAGCACCGCGGAGGCGATACAGTTCCAGCAGTTCAGCGCGCTGCGCCGCGGCTGCATCATGGTCGACGATTTCCCGCACGACATCGGCCGCACGCAGATCGCGCGTGAACCGGCGAGTGTAACGGCATTGGGCAGCGTGGTATCGCAGAAGACCGCGGCATGA
- a CDS encoding enoyl-CoA hydratase/isomerase family protein, producing MSEAVKLSVEGGVATIVLNRPHVMNAMDGEMMQQLRPIAEAVEKDSSVRAVVLRGEGAAFMAGGDIAVFHRHLTDLPELIVTWGREMHAAFLALRRMGKPVLASVHGAVAGAGFSLMCAADLAIAAVDTRFTLAYANIGASPDGGSTYFLPRLVGYKKTMEMIMLPDRFDAETARLHGLVNWVVPNDRLAAETARIAQRLAAGPTRAYAEAKRLVNQSLDPLGAQMEKELQAFSRCARGPDLKEGVTAFVDKRKPVFNGN from the coding sequence ATGAGCGAAGCCGTAAAACTATCGGTGGAAGGTGGCGTCGCCACCATTGTGCTCAACCGGCCGCATGTGATGAACGCGATGGACGGCGAGATGATGCAGCAACTGCGCCCCATTGCGGAAGCGGTGGAGAAAGATTCTTCCGTTCGCGCAGTCGTTCTGCGCGGCGAGGGGGCCGCGTTCATGGCGGGCGGTGACATTGCGGTCTTCCATCGGCATTTGACTGATCTGCCGGAGTTGATCGTGACCTGGGGACGCGAGATGCATGCGGCCTTCCTGGCGTTGCGGCGCATGGGCAAGCCGGTGCTGGCCAGCGTGCACGGCGCGGTCGCCGGCGCGGGATTCAGCCTGATGTGCGCTGCCGATCTCGCGATCGCCGCTGTCGATACCCGCTTCACGCTGGCGTACGCAAACATCGGAGCCAGCCCGGACGGCGGCAGCACCTATTTTCTGCCACGCCTGGTCGGGTACAAGAAAACCATGGAAATGATCATGCTGCCCGACCGCTTCGACGCCGAGACGGCGCGCCTGCACGGGCTGGTGAACTGGGTGGTGCCAAACGACAGGCTCGCTGCGGAGACCGCGCGTATCGCGCAGCGTCTCGCCGCCGGACCGACGCGTGCTTACGCGGAAGCCAAGCGGCTGGTCAATCAATCCCTCGATCCGCTCGGTGCACAGATGGAAAAAGAACTGCAGGCGTTTTCCCGCTGTGCCCGGGGTCCCGATCTGAAAGAGGGCGTGACGGCGTTCGTCGACAAACGCAAGCCGGTGTTCAACGGGAACTGA
- a CDS encoding NAD(P)-dependent oxidoreductase, with protein sequence MADLKDKTVFITGATRGIGREIALRFARDGANIVVTGKTTEPNPKLAGTIHSTAQEVEAAGGRALPLQLDIRDENAVAAAAKAAAEKFGGIDILVNNASALSITGTMATPAKRYDLMNQINARGTFICSQACVPHLSKSRNPHILTLSPPLNMNQKWFKEHVAYTMAKYGMSMCTLGMSAEFAAQGIAVNSLWPRTTIATAAVEVFFPQALAGSRKPAIMADAAHAIVVRDSRDVTGHFFIDEEVLRGQGVTDFEQYAVTPGAKLYTDIFLD encoded by the coding sequence ATGGCGGACCTCAAGGACAAGACGGTTTTCATCACCGGCGCGACGCGCGGCATCGGGCGCGAAATCGCGCTGCGCTTCGCGCGCGATGGCGCCAACATCGTGGTGACCGGCAAGACCACGGAGCCCAATCCAAAACTCGCGGGCACGATCCATTCGACTGCGCAGGAGGTCGAGGCGGCCGGCGGCCGGGCATTGCCCTTGCAACTCGACATTCGCGACGAGAATGCGGTGGCAGCGGCGGCAAAAGCGGCGGCGGAAAAATTCGGCGGCATCGACATCCTGGTCAACAACGCCAGCGCGCTCAGCATCACCGGCACCATGGCGACGCCCGCCAAGCGTTATGACCTGATGAACCAGATCAACGCGCGTGGCACTTTCATCTGTTCGCAGGCCTGCGTTCCCCATCTTTCCAAATCGCGTAATCCGCACATTCTTACGCTGTCGCCGCCGCTCAATATGAATCAGAAATGGTTCAAGGAGCACGTGGCCTACACGATGGCGAAGTACGGCATGAGCATGTGCACGCTCGGGATGTCCGCGGAGTTTGCCGCGCAGGGCATCGCGGTGAATTCATTGTGGCCGCGCACGACCATCGCGACCGCCGCGGTCGAGGTCTTTTTTCCGCAGGCGCTGGCCGGGAGCCGCAAGCCCGCGATCATGGCCGATGCGGCCCATGCGATCGTCGTGCGCGACAGCCGTGACGTCACCGGCCACTTCTTCATCGATGAAGAAGTGCTGCGCGGGCAGGGGGTCACGGATTTCGAGCAGTACGCGGTCACGCCGGGAGCGAAGCTTTACACCGACATCTTTCTCGACTGA
- a CDS encoding long-chain fatty acid--CoA ligase, with protein sequence MTQKGDVIAPEIAKTLDGLFQERVRRSAAALAYKNFDEPGVWKDYTWGNVERLVARWQAAFEADGLQPGDRVAIMLRNSVNWIVFDQAAMGLDLVTVPLYTSDRPDNIAYILQDSGARLLLFENPDQWESFAEVLDQLAGLKRVLCVNPLSGPSPDPRLKSIADWLPKTAGAVKHVNHDSTKLTSIIYTSGTTGKPKGVMLSHRNMLENAAAALQCFEVTTRDLFLSFLPMSHTLERTAGYYLTMMAGASVAYARSIPQLGEDLAAIRPTIMISVPRIYERVYGAIKTRLAEGPAFRRKLFEFAVEVGWARFEHQQGRGPWKPAFLLWPILDRLVAGKVMARLGGRLRAAVSGGAALSPDIAKLFVGLGLPILQGYGLTETSPVVSTNRLDDNVPASIGKPIPGVQVKLGDKDALLVKGENVMLGYWNLPDATKAMFTADGWLNTGDTARFDEAGHLYITGRLKEIIVMSNGEKIPPVDMEAAILQDNLFEQVLVLGEGRPFLSAFVVINQDQWTKLAGQNGMPPTVNSIMRSEPAQKLVLDRVQRQIKSFPGYAQIHRVAVLAEPWTVENGLLTPTMKLKRLKVIESHKKEFEELYAGH encoded by the coding sequence ATGACGCAGAAAGGCGATGTCATCGCCCCGGAAATCGCGAAAACCCTGGACGGATTGTTCCAGGAACGCGTGCGCCGCTCCGCCGCCGCGCTTGCGTACAAGAATTTCGACGAACCGGGCGTCTGGAAGGATTACACCTGGGGCAATGTCGAGAGGCTGGTTGCACGCTGGCAGGCGGCGTTCGAAGCGGACGGGCTGCAACCGGGCGATCGAGTTGCGATCATGTTGCGCAACAGCGTCAACTGGATCGTGTTCGATCAGGCCGCGATGGGACTCGATCTGGTGACCGTGCCGCTATACACCTCCGACCGTCCCGACAACATCGCCTACATTCTGCAGGACTCGGGCGCCAGGCTGCTGCTGTTCGAGAATCCCGATCAGTGGGAATCGTTCGCGGAAGTGCTCGATCAGTTGGCCGGCCTGAAGCGCGTACTGTGCGTCAATCCGCTGTCCGGACCGTCACCCGATCCGCGCCTGAAAAGCATCGCCGACTGGCTGCCAAAGACCGCGGGCGCGGTCAAGCACGTCAATCACGACAGCACGAAACTGACGAGCATCATCTACACCTCGGGCACGACCGGAAAACCCAAGGGCGTCATGCTGTCGCACCGGAACATGCTGGAAAACGCAGCGGCGGCATTGCAGTGCTTTGAGGTGACGACCCGGGATCTGTTCCTGTCGTTCCTGCCGATGTCGCATACGCTGGAGCGCACGGCGGGCTACTACCTGACCATGATGGCCGGAGCCAGCGTCGCCTACGCCCGCTCTATCCCGCAACTCGGCGAGGATCTCGCCGCGATCCGGCCGACGATCATGATCTCGGTACCGCGTATTTATGAACGCGTCTACGGCGCTATCAAGACCCGGCTCGCCGAGGGCCCGGCATTTCGCCGGAAACTGTTCGAATTTGCAGTCGAGGTCGGCTGGGCGAGATTCGAGCATCAACAGGGCAGGGGACCGTGGAAACCAGCCTTCCTGTTATGGCCGATCCTCGATCGCCTGGTTGCCGGCAAGGTGATGGCGCGCCTGGGCGGAAGATTGCGTGCGGCGGTGAGCGGTGGCGCTGCGCTGTCGCCCGACATCGCCAAACTTTTTGTCGGCCTCGGCCTGCCTATCCTGCAGGGTTATGGATTGACTGAAACCAGCCCTGTGGTCAGCACCAACCGCCTGGACGACAACGTTCCGGCCAGCATCGGCAAGCCGATCCCCGGCGTGCAGGTCAAGCTTGGCGACAAGGATGCGCTGCTGGTCAAGGGCGAGAACGTCATGCTTGGCTACTGGAATCTTCCGGACGCGACCAAGGCGATGTTCACCGCGGACGGTTGGCTGAATACCGGCGATACGGCACGCTTCGACGAAGCGGGGCATCTTTATATCACCGGTCGCCTCAAGGAAATCATTGTAATGTCCAACGGCGAGAAAATTCCGCCCGTGGACATGGAGGCTGCCATCCTGCAGGACAACCTGTTCGAGCAAGTCCTGGTCTTGGGCGAGGGCAGGCCTTTTCTGAGTGCGTTCGTCGTGATCAATCAGGATCAATGGACGAAACTGGCAGGCCAGAACGGGATGCCTCCAACCGTGAACAGCATCATGCGCAGCGAACCGGCGCAAAAGCTTGTGCTGGACCGGGTACAACGACAGATCAAGTCGTTTCCCGGTTATGCGCAGATTCATCGTGTGGCGGTGCTGGCGGAACCGTGGACAGTGGAGAACGGCCTGCTGACGCCCACCATGAAATTGAAGCGCTTGAAGGTGATTGAATCGCACAAGAAGGAGTTCGAAGAGCTTTATGCCGGACACTGA
- a CDS encoding acyl-CoA thioesterase, translating to MPDTDHRRSQEETATLPAGREPTLRVVPMPSDANYTGDIFGGWIMSQVDIAGAIPAIELAKGRVATVAVNSFVFKQPVMIGDVVSFYAKVVRVGRTSITVDVEVYARRRALLEVVKVTEATLTYVAVDDERRPRPVNQGSS from the coding sequence ATGCCGGACACTGACCACAGGCGGTCTCAGGAAGAAACGGCGACGCTGCCGGCAGGACGCGAGCCCACGCTGCGCGTCGTGCCGATGCCTTCGGATGCCAACTACACGGGAGATATCTTCGGCGGCTGGATCATGTCGCAGGTCGATATCGCCGGGGCCATTCCTGCCATCGAACTCGCCAAGGGACGGGTGGCAACGGTCGCCGTCAACTCCTTTGTGTTCAAGCAACCCGTGATGATCGGCGATGTGGTGAGCTTCTACGCCAAGGTCGTGCGCGTGGGGCGCACTTCGATCACGGTGGATGTAGAGGTTTACGCGCGCCGGCGCGCGTTGCTGGAAGTCGTGAAAGTGACCGAGGCGACTTTGACTTATGTGGCCGTGGACGATGAACGGCGCCCGCGGCCTGTCAACCAGGGATCAAGCTAA
- a CDS encoding outer membrane protein transport protein, whose amino-acid sequence MQKKFQRNLIALAVASTLGGISTLASAAGFALIEQSASGMGNAFAGAAATAEDASTVFFNPAGMSQIQGKQIAVGGHLIDLSAKFSNSGSSKPAAIVTNPLGGNGGDAGGMAVIPNFYFVMPIGDRVNFGVGVNAPFGLMTEYDDNWAGRFQGIKSDLKAVNINPSISFKVNDSFSIGAGVNYQRLDVELTNAVVLGANTEGRAKLEADDTAWGWNAGVLFQPTSSTKIGASYRSKLDYTLDGTTTVTFLNGAPVTAVSGPTTADVTLPDSFSLSLAQKLNDEWEFLADATFTRWSKINRINIVNSTNGTLRDSLVLDFDDTWRYSIGVNYKLNDGWTLKGGLALDQTPVKGATTRSVRLPDNDRTWVSLGAAMKIMQNGRLDMGYSHLFIKDADINFTRSQQAPGFTTPTPAPGTASTVAGSYTGSVDIFSVQYSISF is encoded by the coding sequence ATGCAGAAAAAATTTCAAAGAAATTTGATTGCACTCGCAGTCGCCTCGACATTGGGCGGCATATCGACATTGGCCTCGGCCGCAGGATTTGCGCTGATCGAGCAGAGCGCCAGCGGCATGGGAAATGCGTTCGCGGGTGCCGCGGCAACAGCGGAGGATGCCAGCACGGTATTTTTCAATCCGGCGGGTATGTCACAGATCCAGGGCAAGCAGATCGCCGTGGGCGGACACCTTATCGATCTGAGCGCGAAATTCAGCAACTCGGGATCAAGCAAGCCGGCGGCGATCGTAACCAATCCGCTGGGCGGCAACGGCGGTGACGCCGGCGGGATGGCAGTCATACCGAACTTCTACTTCGTGATGCCCATCGGAGATCGGGTGAATTTCGGTGTCGGCGTGAATGCGCCATTCGGATTGATGACCGAATACGACGACAATTGGGCGGGACGTTTCCAGGGAATCAAATCAGATTTGAAGGCGGTCAATATCAATCCGTCCATCTCATTCAAGGTAAATGATTCTTTTTCGATTGGTGCGGGTGTCAACTACCAGCGGCTAGACGTAGAGCTGACCAATGCGGTCGTGCTCGGAGCCAACACCGAAGGGCGCGCAAAACTCGAAGCTGACGACACCGCATGGGGATGGAATGCGGGCGTCCTGTTCCAGCCTACGTCGTCCACCAAGATAGGCGCGAGCTACCGCTCGAAACTCGACTACACGCTGGACGGCACAACCACCGTCACTTTCCTCAACGGAGCGCCGGTTACAGCCGTCAGCGGTCCCACGACCGCGGATGTCACCTTGCCGGATTCGTTCTCGCTGAGCCTTGCACAGAAGCTGAATGACGAGTGGGAATTTCTCGCCGACGCGACGTTTACCCGGTGGAGCAAAATCAACCGCATTAACATCGTCAACTCGACCAACGGCACGCTGCGCGACAGTCTGGTGCTGGATTTCGACGACACCTGGCGTTATTCGATCGGCGTGAATTACAAACTGAACGACGGCTGGACCCTGAAGGGCGGCCTGGCGTTGGACCAGACACCGGTGAAGGGCGCGACGACTCGTTCGGTGCGCCTGCCCGACAACGATCGTACCTGGGTCTCACTGGGCGCCGCGATGAAGATCATGCAGAACGGCCGGCTGGACATGGGCTACTCGCATCTTTTCATCAAGGATGCGGATATCAACTTTACACGCAGCCAGCAGGCTCCCGGCTTCACTACGCCGACGCCCGCGCCCGGAACGGCATCAACGGTCGCCGGATCCTACACAGGATCGGTGGATATCTTCAGCGTTCAGTACAGCATCAGCTTCTGA